GATGTCATCGAAGATGTCGTATCGCCTTCCCGCCGTACGTCGGCCCTCCAATACCCGCAGTTGCTCATGGGTATGCTCGCCATCTTCCTCTACGTAGGTGTCGAAGTGTCTACCGCCAGTAACCTGCCCGCCTACATGGAAAACAGCCTCGGCTTCGCTACCAACGAAATCGCACCTTACATCTCCCTCTACTGGGCCAGCCTCATGATCGGCCGTTGGACAGGTGCCGTAGAAGCCTTCAACGCCAGCGCCGCCACCGAGAAACTCCTTAAGATAGTCGCGCCGTATCTGGCCTTCGGCGTATTCCTGCTCGTCAACAAAATCGCCGGGCACTCCCTGCAACCGTTTTACGTCTACGCCGCTATCATCCTTGTGCTCGTAGGCGCCGACTTCGCCAGCAAAGGCAATCCAGCCCGCATGCTGCTTCTGTTCGCCCTCCTCGGCATCGTCGCACTCGGCATCGGTATGGCCACCAACGGCATGGTCAGCGTTTACGCCTTCACCAGCGTCGGCCTCTTCTGCAGCACCCTGTGGCCGTGTATCTTTACATTGGCGATCAGCGGACTCGGCAAACAAACCAACCAGGGCAGTAACTTCCTCATCATGATGATCATGGGCGGAGGCATCGTCAGCGTCATCCAGGGCACCGTAGCCGATAACACCAACATCCATTTCAGCTACATCGTCGGCATCGTCTGCTTCGCCTACCTCGCGTTCTACGCCTGGCGCGTTGCCGGCATCCTGCGTGCACAAGGCATCAACTTCGATAAGAAAGTATCCGGCGGACATTAATCCCGTCACCCACTAAAAAACCGAAGGGCTGTCTCGTTTTGAGACAGCCCTTCTTCTTTTGGGGTTGGAATGCAGATTACTTCTTAATCACTTTTCGGCTTTCCACCGCATTCTCCGTTTGTATCCGAACAATGTATTGTCCGGCCGCCAGAGAAGAAAGATCCGTATGTATAGAACGTCCTGAGCCGTCTTTAGAAAGAATACGCTGCCCCAGCAGGTTAAACACCTCGATCGAACGGATGTCCTCCGAAGCCTCCACCGTCAATTGGCTGCCCACCGGGTTCGGATAGCAACGAACACGAACCACGTCCGGCGTAGTCACACCCAATTCCGACTCCACCCGGAAGTCATCCACACCCAGTCCATACGAGCTGAAACCACTCGATGTGACACCCTGTACGATAATATACACCTCAGGTGCACCCAAATAGGCGTCAGGTATAGGCACGAGGTAGTTATAAAACCCACTGCCCGAAACGACCGGCTCGGCTCCTGTATACGAATACTGTTCGTACAGCAGTTCGGCCGAGTCTATCGCCGGTGAAGTACTGACGTATATACGGTATACATCGTCCGGGTCCGCATTCTGGTGGCGGTGCAAATACATGTTCGCCCGTACAGAGGCGCTCACCCCCGCCAGGCTGAACGGCATCGAAACCAACAGGGCGTCAGAGTTCGTATAACCCTTATAAACAATGTGATCACCCGATGCACTCGTCTCGATATCACCGTGAGGTACCGTCCAAACCGCCCAAGGCTCCGTTCCGTTAAGCACCTCCGTCGACCAGCAAATCGGTAGGCCCTCCTCAGCAGCCGCCTCAAAACCCTCGGTTTCCAAAGAAGCAAACGGGGCAGGCTCACACAAGGTATCAAACGCCTCCGGTCCGATCCACTCACCAAACGCACCACCACTACAAACCGAACGGATCCAGACAAAATACCGCGTCGAATCATTCAGTCCCGAAAGCGTCACCGACGTCGTCGTAGGCGTCAACGCATTCGGCAATGTAGCCGGATTGGCATTCGGATCCGTAGACCACACCACCTCCCATGAAGCCTCCGAGCCATTAGATCCCCATGCCATTTCCGCCGTAGTCGTCGTTTGTCCCTCAATCACAATATCACTTACATCCGGACAGGCCGGTGCCACCTCCCAACGGATGTCCTCAAGATAAGCCGCCGACCAGAAATTCGGTCCCACGAGGCGGATACCCACATAATGGTCCGTTCCCGTATAAACCGTAAAATCGACCGTATGTTGCTCCCAATCCGCATCCAGCGCTACTTCATCCAGCGGCTGGAAAACCGCCTGGTCCGTACTGTTATCAAGCGTACCCACCTGCAGCGTGATACCCGGGTCACCAAATCCCTTGAACCGCAGGCGATGTGTGCCGCTTCCCATAGTAGAAAGGTTAGGCGATACCAGGATGATATCGTTGAAATCGGTATCGGCATTGGCATTCGTCAGCATGACCGCATTCGGCGCAGAAAAGATCGGCCCCCACGGGTATGTTTGAACCTCACCCGAATTCGAAGGTCCGCGCACAATCGACGTCCAGCAATCCGGCAACGCAGGCGCCTCCACTCCGTCAAAGGTTTCAAAGAATTCAGAAACAGCGTCGCAGTCCGTTCGGAAGGCCAGCGGCCCAATCCACGCTCCATAGTCATTGCCCGCACAAAGCGAACGCACCCAAACATTATATGGCGTATTGGTCAGCAGTCCGCTCACCGTAGCCTCCAAAGCATCCACCGTTTGCGGTGTGGCACCACTCGGATCCAAAACCGTTATGTCGGTCACGGCAACCTGCCACTGTGCTTCGTCTCCATTTGATGCCCACGTGAAACTGGCGCTATTCGGTGTCACGGCTGTTGTAGCAACGTCAATCACATCCGGACAGCTCGGCGTGACTTCCCATCGCACGTCGTCGATATACACATCGGAAAAACTCGATCCCGTCATACGGAAGACGATATACGCGTCCGGACCGGTATAGCCCGCAAAGTCAACGGTATATTCCGAAGCGATGCTGCTAAGCGTTACTGATTCAACCGACGTAAACGTGGCGCCCGCGTAAGTACCGTCAACCGTGCCGATCTCAATGTCGGCGCCGAAGCCCTTGGCCCAGAATTTCAGTCGGTGTGTACCGTCCCCCACATTAGAAAGACGGGGCGATACCAGCGCGATCAGGTTTTGGTTCAGGTTAGTAGAACCCGAGCTAAGGCCGACAGCATTAGGGGACGAATGGACATCACCCCACGTAATCGTTTGCACCTGGGCAAAATCAGACACCGACGGCCCACTCATAAGCGATGACCAGCACGTCGGAAGCGCATAGTCTACAGCGCTGTCGAAATTTTCGAAAAAGCTGGTGATGGCCGCACACGAAGTCGTAAAGTGGTACGGTCCGATCCAGGCCCCATAGTCGTTTCCGGCACAAACCGAACGCACCCAGTAGGTGTAGGCCGTGTTCGGTGACAATCCCGATACGGTCACATCAGGGCTGTCAGCAGCCGGAACAACGGTAGCGGTTGCAGGATCATCGATAGGATCAGATGCATACGCCACCTGCCAGTTCGTTTCGGTTCCGCCCGGTGACCAACTGAGCGACACAGCCGTGTCAGACAGCGCAGTAAGGGTGATGTCCGTTACGTCCGGGCACGTCGGGTTCACTTCCCAACGGATATCATCCAACAGCGCATATTGGTAAAAAGCCGTTGCCGCCACCCGGATCGCCACATACGTATCCGTTCCCGTATACGACGTGAAATCCACAGCATAGCCTTGCGCCTGGTCGGTAAGGTCAATCGATTCGATAGGATTGAAAACACCCGTTTGGGTGCTGTTGTCAAGGGTACCAACTTCCAGCGGTGCAGTGCCGCGTGCCCAGAATTTCAGGCGATGCGTGCCCGCCGACAGCGTTGATACGTTCGGTGATACCAGAATGATATCAAAGTCACCCGACGATTCGCCGCTGTTGATCTCTAGGAAGTTCGGGGCAGAATGAACCGTCGTCCAGTCGGCAATCTGCTCAGAATCGAAGCCAAGGTTACCCCTACGCAGTACCGACCAACAGATCGGCAGTTCGTTACTTTCGTCGAAATTCTCGAAAAAGGTAGCGACCGGCAAACAGGCCGTGTCAAAAGGAACGGCAGGCGACCACGGACTGTACTCAGAGCCGCAGTTCGCACGAATGTAAAAGTGGTAAGGCGTGCCAGGGTTAAGTCCGGAAACGGTATAGCTCGTGATCGTCACGTCGGTACCGTTGTCACCCGGACCCGGACTATCCTGGCCTTCCGGCAATACCAATACCTGCCAGGCCGTTTCCTCACCGCCCGGTTCCCACGTAAAGCTGGCACCGGCCGTCGTCAGTTCGGTCGTACCGGCATTCAGCGGAATCGGGCATGTCAATAAGGCCTGAAACCCCGTGTCATGGCAGTCCGACCCACCGTCACAGTCCGCATTGTCAGAATAGTGGAGGCGCACTTGTGAAGAAGTGATGTCTTCCACCAAAAGCGGTGCGGGCCCAGACGCAATCACCGCATTGTCCCAGTCGGTGACCGTGATGTAGCCGTCGCCCGACTCGCCCGTGCAGAGGAAAAGGTAGTCCGCACCCACCGCGAGACCGTTAACGGCCGCGTATTCCTGGGTGAAGTTACAGCCCGAGATAGTTTCGTAAAGCCCGTTGTTCTGGGCCGTGATGACATCCAGCGGATACTGGTCGTCACGAATGCATTGCGCGCGTCCGGACCACCAGGCACCCAACAGGAGCAAAACAAGCATTGTAATCTTTTTCATATAAAAAGGAATAGTGAATAATGGTTTTAAAGGTATTCAACAACTCTTAAAAGGTTGTGTGTGGATAGGGCAAAATCACAAAATAATCTCATTTCAATCCATTTATAACAGAAGACCCGGCGTAGTGACCGGGTCTTCCTGTTAATTGGAAACTATTCGTGTAAACGGACGGTTTTTACACGATCTCCTTCAAATTCAATGACGAGGGTCTTGGTGTGAAGGGTCACGGCACCCGCTTTGTCTCGCTCGATTTCGTAAAAAAGATACGATCCGTCGCTGCGGTCAGCCGGGCCCAGTTGCTCCAACAGTTCCTCTTTCGAAAGTCGTTTCAGCGTATCCGATGCGAAAAGGTCGTTCAGTATCTCATCGCGGTAGGGGTAGGCATCGTCTGCTTTCGTCTGCCATAAGGCCGCATCAAACCGCCGTTCGGTGTCGGTGCCCTGGAAGTCGTTGCGGTTCCGTTGGCATGACAGGACCAGCAATAGCAGGGCCAGTGGGCAAAGCGGACTTAATTTTTCCATTCGA
This genomic interval from Flavobacterium sp. HJ-32-4 contains the following:
- a CDS encoding MFS transporter; protein product: MSENTQTRWGQFIPLVTVFFFWGFVAASNDILIPVFKKAFDLSQTESQLVSMAFYVAYTVGSLLYLLISYLAKGDIINRIGYKNGLALGLGISAFGTLLFYPAANNGSFPLMLSGLFIVGLGFSLQQTVANPLAIALGPITTGSQRLTMAGGINNLGTTIGPLIVSYALFGSPQAATDSVSIESVKIPYLCLGAAFLLVAVFLKFSSLPNKPAVDDVIEDVVSPSRRTSALQYPQLLMGMLAIFLYVGVEVSTASNLPAYMENSLGFATNEIAPYISLYWASLMIGRWTGAVEAFNASAATEKLLKIVAPYLAFGVFLLVNKIAGHSLQPFYVYAAIILVLVGADFASKGNPARMLLLFALLGIVALGIGMATNGMVSVYAFTSVGLFCSTLWPCIFTLAISGLGKQTNQGSNFLIMMIMGGGIVSVIQGTVADNTNIHFSYIVGIVCFAYLAFYAWRVAGILRAQGINFDKKVSGGH
- a CDS encoding fibronectin type III domain-containing protein; translated protein: MKKITMLVLLLLGAWWSGRAQCIRDDQYPLDVITAQNNGLYETISGCNFTQEYAAVNGLAVGADYLFLCTGESGDGYITVTDWDNAVIASGPAPLLVEDITSSQVRLHYSDNADCDGGSDCHDTGFQALLTCPIPLNAGTTELTTAGASFTWEPGGEETAWQVLVLPEGQDSPGPGDNGTDVTITSYTVSGLNPGTPYHFYIRANCGSEYSPWSPAVPFDTACLPVATFFENFDESNELPICWSVLRRGNLGFDSEQIADWTTVHSAPNFLEINSGESSGDFDIILVSPNVSTLSAGTHRLKFWARGTAPLEVGTLDNSTQTGVFNPIESIDLTDQAQGYAVDFTSYTGTDTYVAIRVAATAFYQYALLDDIRWEVNPTCPDVTDITLTALSDTAVSLSWSPGGTETNWQVAYASDPIDDPATATVVPAADSPDVTVSGLSPNTAYTYWVRSVCAGNDYGAWIGPYHFTTSCAAITSFFENFDSAVDYALPTCWSSLMSGPSVSDFAQVQTITWGDVHSSPNAVGLSSGSTNLNQNLIALVSPRLSNVGDGTHRLKFWAKGFGADIEIGTVDGTYAGATFTSVESVTLSSIASEYTVDFAGYTGPDAYIVFRMTGSSFSDVYIDDVRWEVTPSCPDVIDVATTAVTPNSASFTWASNGDEAQWQVAVTDITVLDPSGATPQTVDALEATVSGLLTNTPYNVWVRSLCAGNDYGAWIGPLAFRTDCDAVSEFFETFDGVEAPALPDCWTSIVRGPSNSGEVQTYPWGPIFSAPNAVMLTNANADTDFNDIILVSPNLSTMGSGTHRLRFKGFGDPGITLQVGTLDNSTDQAVFQPLDEVALDADWEQHTVDFTVYTGTDHYVGIRLVGPNFWSAAYLEDIRWEVAPACPDVSDIVIEGQTTTTAEMAWGSNGSEASWEVVWSTDPNANPATLPNALTPTTTSVTLSGLNDSTRYFVWIRSVCSGGAFGEWIGPEAFDTLCEPAPFASLETEGFEAAAEEGLPICWSTEVLNGTEPWAVWTVPHGDIETSASGDHIVYKGYTNSDALLVSMPFSLAGVSASVRANMYLHRHQNADPDDVYRIYVSTSPAIDSAELLYEQYSYTGAEPVVSGSGFYNYLVPIPDAYLGAPEVYIIVQGVTSSGFSSYGLGVDDFRVESELGVTTPDVVRVRCYPNPVGSQLTVEASEDIRSIEVFNLLGQRILSKDGSGRSIHTDLSSLAAGQYIVRIQTENAVESRKVIKK